The Xenopus tropicalis strain Nigerian chromosome 1, UCB_Xtro_10.0, whole genome shotgun sequence DNA segment CGCATAAAGTTACCAGtaggcaatgttccctctaatttcttcatggctgtgtgcacaaaaaacttttttgtgcatgcactttttaaaaccatgtgAGCTTTAAAGTACCAAATTATGTGATTTCACACAATTATCTTTATGCGCACAAAAATTTATTATGGGATCTCAAAATGAGTGTGCTTAGAGTGACCATTGGGAGTAGGTACCATCAGCCCTTGGCTAAAGTTCCCATGTGGCCTCAAGGCTGAAAACTGCTCCTGTATGGCTACCTTGCCTGTGCTAACTGCTTGTTTCAATTTACTGCACTGCAACAAAACTGCCCACATTAGGGCACATATAACGACTTCCACAGAGGCTTCAAAACTTGCAATATATCAGAAATTATTAGCTAGATATAAAAATTATATgtctaaaacaaacaaaaaaatatgttggcacaGGTGCTTTAACactaattaagaaaaaaatacaagacTTGCTGAAATGATGTCACTAAGAAGAGTAGATCGCGTTCTTTTCTCGCGTTCTCTTCCCGGCTTCCGTACAATCAGTGACGTCTCCCCGCGCTGCCCTGTGATTGGCTGATTTCAATAGTCGCGGGCTACTTGAATTGAGAAGACTGCAGCTGCTGTAGTTGAAGGGATTTCTAGAGAGGCGCTTTGAGAAGCGGCGGGAGTGGGACGGTTTAGCATAGTTTACCGGCATATAAGCGGGAAGGGGCATTAAGCTGAGCTGCTGTAGGCACACGGTCACCAACCCTTTTTTACTTACACCCCTCAAGGGAGGACAGGGGACGTGCAAACGTGCACTCTCCTACCGGCGCCAGTCCTTCCCCCGCTTTCTTCCTCCCTCTGGATCGGTATCCGCGGTATGGCCGACCATCTGCTGCGTGATGAGAATCAGGAGAATGTTCAACCCCGAAAACCCCTTGCCCCCGTGGGCGGGCGCACCGTGCTGGGGGTGCTGCAGGAAAACCACAGAGGCCGACAGACCCTAAAAGCGAGCAAGCCGGCCCTCCAGCAGGCTCAGGTATGAGTATGGGGCCCAGGGCTACCAGGCACAATGGCTAATATACCCGGGAAGCGTGGACGTGTATTTAAAAGGCTGCCTGTCCTGTAGATCCGGTCCCGCCAATTCCCTAGATCGTAACTGATCCCAGAGTCCCTTCCGCGCTTGTGTAAGTCTCTCGGTGGCCTGGCTCTTCTCCTGTGTATCTTCTACAGTTCCCAACATCTTCCAGGGTCTGGGGTTTGTAGTTCAGCTGCCTATCCCTGTTCGCTCCCCATTGCCTTCCTGTCTGAGGGCTGAGTACTATAGGATCGTGGCCTGACCTGTTTAGGCCGCCATTTCGCTGCAGTGTATAAGGACCGTGACCTGAAGGTCGGAGCCCGACTCATGCGTCCGGGAGATAATGTCAGGCCAATGATTGCTATTATGCACTTAGTGCCGTGTCTGATCCACTGGTGGGCATGTGCCCTGGCAGAAATGTCAGCCATTCCTTGGTTTCATGCTGTTTGTCACCATGGGCCCATTAAATTCTTGTCTTTCCTTCATTTCCCAAATCATGTTACCAGGCATATTTGCCCCACAAGCTTTCATGGTATTGCATGTATAGGCTTTCAGAAATTTATCCTGATTTTTATCGGTCTGTTGCTCATGTCTTTTACATTAGGGGGGACCTTGGGAGATTATAACCTAGTAATGTCACCCACCCTTTGCATTGTACTTATTGTCTGGTGACTGAGGCTTGAGCCTATTATGTGCCTTGCCCATGTGGTCACTTTGTCCCATTTAATGGCAATATATGCCGTGCCCTACTGATCTTTAGTCTGTGATGCACATTGCCACTGACTCTTTGTTTTAGGGCTGAGTTGCAGCATGGTGCAGATCCTCAGACCTTCCACTGGACTTGCTAAGCAGGCACATGCAGGTTACTTGAGATTTATTATTAGATTAAGTCTCTAATGCAGTAAAAGCAGTAGTAGCTGAGAAAAAGTAGCTTCTATTGCCTCGGTGTGTCTTGAtacttaggatgaagacacacggagctacttggtAGCACGGCTACTGAATGTcgtaaaataccctgccacagacaaaaTTGAGAattgcgactaatctctccgttatgccatcccaccggctagaatgtaaattgctggtgggatggcatacgcatcgctgcaATGTCTTGAGAGGGAACTTTGAGACTTTGCaacaacacgtatgccatcccatcggcgatttacattctagctggtgggatggctccccatgtgccactgccctaaatgatCAGCGTGGTCTGTTTTAattgccatgacaagtagctgctcctcctagtagctcagtgtcttcaccctaaaacacaCGTACAGATAATATCcgtaaatgatctgcattgtcttttAGTAGCTgtatgtatcttcacccttaggttTGTGGGTGACTGTCAAGtcagtgtacttgaaatgccagggtgtaCTTTCAGTTGAAGTCAAAGTATGGTGCCAGGTGCTCTTGACTTGGGACAATAACACCCCATGTTGCGCTCTTGGGCAGCAAAATTACTAACTTTCCTTTGAATAACATTATAAATGCTGAATCACTGATACTTAATTTGCATTACGGCGCAAAATTGCTCATTGCTGCATCTTTTAGGAATAACATAAGGGCACCCTGGGGGGTGTAGCAATTATAATACTTTTCAAGGTAGTGGTACAGCAGGCTAATGCTTTCAGAACATTAATTTTCTTCACTCATTCTTAAGgtattatattgtaaaatatcaCTTGTTTGACTTTCATTTTAGGCTTTGTCTGTAAATCACTTGGGCGTAAATGATGAGAATTATGGCAAGGTACCGGCTGGAAAAGCAGCCAGCAAACAGCCTACTTTTACAATCCATGTGGATGAGCCAGACTGTACAAATAACAGAAGAAAGCCTGTTCATAAAAAGACCGTTCAAGATGAAAATCTACGACAACTCAATTCAGTTCTGGGTTCCATTGGaacaagaaaaccattggaaccTATCCACATAGCAATGGAAACTAGCTTTGGTATGTTGGTTTTGCTCATTGTGTTCTCAGCTGCTGTTGCCAACTGGGATTGGGTTTtgtcacttgctaaataccctactgccccccccccacacagctaCAGCACATGCTAAAGCATGTATGTTCTGACTCTCCAGGTTCTCCTATGGATGTGTCGCTTGTGGATGAAGAACAAAAAGTAGTCGGTTGTAGTAATGTTCCTGATTATGCTAAAGAGATTCACACATACCTGCGAGAAATGGAGGTAAATTTATATCTTAGTAAAATCTGTCAAGTGAAACATTCTTCCCTAGTATAAGGCTAAACACATGCACTGATGTTCTCCATTTCTTAGTGTAACAAAGCTCCAGCTTGCTTAGGGAAGTTATTTGCAAGCAAATGTTAAAAATACATACCGTTTAGATCGCAGTTAGTGCTACCTAACAACCTAGATGTTTGTATAAAGCCATAAGGCTGCTTTCCATTGACAGCAGCTGTAAGTAGTTTGCACTGCAAATGCATGTACTACATTAGTCATCTGCCTTAATACAATAAAGGTTGTGAGAAAGCAAACCTTCCATTAGAAGACAAGAATAGCTTAAGTCAAGCAAAAtgagttttgggtttttttttttgttaagaaaACTGCAGCATGCTTTAAAAAGCACCTCATCTTGCCTCTGCCCTAGGCGTTCCTCGCAAATACTACACATTCGCGGTAGtggaagttggggggggggggggggggaattctacTTTTATTGTGTAAGTTAGAGGCATGCCTGGTAGAGATGGGTAACATGCTAGTGCTGCTTTAGAAAGAACTTAGTGGCTTAATTCACAGGGGGTGCCTAACCCTTTGCCACTTCCTCCCCTCTGaattaggctttccttgtcctttaaagtgtttACCCTTTAGAGCAGTTTCACATGGGCATTTTCATCACCCCTGTTTTATAACTGCTATTTTTGTCTGCCTCATGAAAGAAATGGATTTAATTTTCCCTGCGTGGTGTTACTCCCCGTTACTGGTGCTGTTTAGTGATGGTCGtgtctgtcccatttcactttgccaaaaagttCTCGAAacaacatttgcaaaatgcattgatgtccatgggtgacaatttttacaactttttttttaatctggttaTTAATACTGCATCTTTGTCTTCTGCAGGTGAAGTGTAAACCAAAGTCTGGGTACATGCAAAAACAACCGGACATAACAGGCAACATGAGAGCTATTCTTGTTGACTGGCTTGTTGAAGTTGGTGAGGAGTATAAGCTGCAAAACGAAACCCTGTACCTTGCTGTAAACTATATAGATAGGTTTCTTTCATCTATGTCCGTATTGAGAGGCAAGCTCCAGCTGGTTGGAACCGCTGCAATGCTTTTAGCATCGTAAGTAGAAATAGCACTTAATAAAATAGCCataagaaatggttaaatggagGTTCTTAAATGAGTACTGTCATGGGggggaaagtgttttttttttttttttttttttttcttctaaaactacatcggttaatagagcttctccagcagaatcctgcattttttttttcttaattttgaaatttcaagtGTAGTTACCCATATttatttcccagtgtgccacagccatgtgacctgtgctctgataaacttctgtcacactttactgctatgcTACAAGTTTgattgatatcacccccttccccaAGTAAGATAGAAGCTCccgtagatatgagaatagcactcaatagtaagaaatccaagtctggcttgggactcctccaattaaatgggagtaggagaaacaataggttacctgaaggcggttctaatgtgtagctctggcttcttctgaaagctcaggatcaggcacaatgcactaagatggctgcctatatcaccactacaaaaatatatatttgttgccttaagaataaaatgttaaatggtagagtgaattatttgctatgtaaacggtgtaatttagaaataaaacaatatactgtaaaaatgacTGAATCCCTTTAACTACACAGCTAATTATTGGAGTTCTGAAGGGTTATAAACCCCATTTAAAGCAGCTTATATCCACATCTGTAAATGTTTTCAGTTTCTTAGTTTGTCTTTTAACATCCTTCATTGGCACGCACACACATTCCCATTGCCTACTTTGTCACAAAAGTTTTATAATTTTGTACTGCATTCAAAATCTGAACTCTTGATACTCGgcaagaaaactttttttttaattctgcatCCTTTTTAAAGTATTTAGCTTGCTGCTGGGCAGTTATGTACAGCTCTCTGGTTTTCAGTTTAAATATTTTCTCAAGTGGCTTTCACAGCTTTAGTGAATATACAGTTGTGTGTTAGTGCACTGTGTTAAAAGagctgtaacaccaaaaaatgaaagtgtataaaagtaattacaatataatgtactgttgctgtgcattgctacaactggtgtgtgcctcagaaagactactatagtttatataagtaagctgctgtgtagccatgggggcagccattcaaaggagaaaaggcactggttacttagcagataacagataaacccccattatatagggcttatctactagttatctgctatgtaacctgtgccttttttccagcttgaatggctgcctccatggctacacagcagcttatttatatagtagcttttctgtagcaaaaacaccagttttttgcagagctacagcacattatattttaatcactttaaaacacttttttgatgttactgttcctttcataCTATGCCCTGGAATCCTGTTTTAGGCATAACCAGGTAACTCTTGGTTCAAACTGCCTTTATAGcttctttttgttttgtatagAAAGTTCGAAGAAATCTATCCTCCTGAAGTGGCAGAGTTTGTTTACATTACTGATGATACATACACAAAGAAACAGGTTCTCAAGATGGAACACTTGGTGCTGAAAGTTCTGTCGTTTGACCTTGCTGCTCCAACAATCTTACAGTACCTCAATCAGTACTTCCAAATACAACCAGTCTCTCCAAAAGTGGAAAGCCTAAGCATGGTATGTATGCACCTATACAGATGTGACTATTCACTTCATACAATGGCTTTCTGACAGCTTAACATTTCCTATCCACCTCCTCACTTGATTCTGGTTGACAGTCCTGCACTGTACATTATTTTGCTCaggtccctttaaaggaacaattgCTAACATGAGAATTTTATATAGGCTTTCTCATGTAAATAAACTTTCTGTATTTTTGGGAATTGGCAATCTTCTCTTCCACCAGAAGCTGGTCAGTTTGGTTGTCTAATCAAAGGAGCATGCAAATTTATTTGACCTAACTGTCAAAGTATGTGCTTATTGCACACAGCTCCATGTAGAGACAAACTGCTTAGGGGGATGTAAGAGTAACTTGAGTATTAATATTCCTTTCCATGACATGAAGGTTCACATTCACCATAGTGCCCATTTTAACAAGCCATTCAGTTGTAGTTCACATTACATTTCAAGCTGAAGTTTTTACATCCCTTGACATTTAACAGCCAAGCTTATATTTACAATAATTTTCCTTTCGAAAAAGCTGATTTTACCATGGTGGGTTTAACAGAAAAGGTGTGAGCTAGTACATTTACTGCCACAGGTTTAAACATGACTTCTGTTTGCTGTGGGTTCAGCATTAATATGAGAAAAATGTAACCATGCAGCCTATGGGTAACTATGTGAATGACTGCGTATGTATGGCCTGCTTTTCTAGATGCATATTGGCGTCTCAGTCTtgtttaaagggatggttcacctttaagttaacatatATAATGTCacagaatggccatttctaagcaactttaaaattggtcttcagtttttggTCAAAAGCTTTTATAGcttttgctctgtaaggctacatttttatttttttttgctattcagcccctctactattcctAAATCACTCTCAACctgctccctggttactaaggtaaattggaccctagcatccagaactactgaaaatccaaactggagagctgcctttcaattaaaaaaaaaaaattagacaaattgcaaatttgctcagaatattaatctctacatTATACTTGAAGTTCACTTAatggtgaacaacacctttaagtaGCCAGTGCTGTTGTATGGCCAGCTAAGTACTACTTTTTAGTTGGATGGCTGTTCTGATGCTCTGTCttgagtttatttaaaaaaaaaaaaaaaactgttcagtCAGCCATGGCTGTAATGTGTTTATAGTAAATATCCCTTTGTCTTACAGTTCTTGGGAGAGCTCAGCTTGGTTGATGCTGATCCTTTCCTGCGGTATCTGCCATCTGTTGTTGCTGCAGCAGCATTTGTCATTGCCAACTACACAGTTAATGAGAGAACTTGGGTATGTAAAGCACTTTTTTCCCCAACATGTAAGATACTATGTAGCACAGTGCCATCACAACTTTTCATTCTGAGGTAGTTGATACCCCACAATACTTACTGCTACAACattaaagaaacttttttttagaattaatACATAACTTATACCATAAGTGCAATTTTAAAGCATTTTACCAACCTGGAATATACATCTGTAAATATTGCACTtctaccttgagccaccattttgtgatgctcCCTCAGACCACCTGACCGGAACTGCAGCTATAACTGTAATAGGAGGAAGCGTGGGGGTAAAAAAAACATCCCTGTCTAATGGCTGCTGCAGCCTAGCAGTATGTAGGCCCTTGGTTTGTGagccagggggcagcccttagtacttagaAACTAATTAGGATTATCCAGTGGTACTTAATACTAAAGTCTATTTTCAAGAATTTTTCTAGATTAAGCACGGCCTTACAAATTAGCTGTTTAATGTAACAAAATTTTATGGAGACCTGCAATGTATAAGGTTTTCCTTCCGTGTTACAAGGTGTTGCTGGAATATCAAGCTTGCTTCTTTACTAGCTAGGCTTAAAGTTGCTAATGTAGGTGCAATCAAACTGTATATAATATCTAAAACTTCTTTGCAGTCGGATTCTTTGGTGCAGTACACAGGGTACGCTCTTGAAACACTTAAACCCTGTATTTTGGACCTATACCAGACCTACCTCTCTGCTGCAAGTCACCAACAGCAAGCTGTGCGAGAGAAGTACAAAACTCAGAAGTAAgtaactggtttttttttttttttttgccaagtttGTAACTTAAATTGTAGATAAATGTAAAACTTGGTGGTTTGCAGGCCTCAAGtttaaatgtgtttctttttcctTCCAGGAATCACTGTGTATCTCTTATTGATCCTCCAGAATCGTTGTCTATATTTTTATAAACTCAAGGGATGGACTTTGAAGATGTATATTGATAAAAGCACATGATGTACAGTTAACTTTTTTTATGATATAGACTTTGATTTTATATTGCAATCTTCAATGTGAGGATTGGAGCGACAGAATTATGAAGCAAAgtcacttgtttttatttttactttattttataaggttttaaattttgtaaatttttatgTATGTTAAATCTTGTTAGATATATTGGCTCTTTAAAAAGCTGTTGTGCGCAGATTGAATTAACCAGGCAGTTAgcatattttacctattgatcATTGTTTGACAATAAATGTTAACTAAACAGCATCAACTGTGGATTGATTTTGTTAACACTGGAAAAAGTCAATGAACTTCCAAATGAACTGTccccctgcaatgttcacacctcagtttCAGACTCTAACCCCCCCTGTATTCTCACCTGTAAGACCCCAGACTCTAGGCACTAGTTATGAGCTCTTCCGCTTGTGACTTAACACTATTGGCTTGTGAATTTATAGATGTGTGCCTGACACCCTGTCCcttttttgtgatgtcattgcaggGCATGTCTATAAATGGAGGGGAGAAGCAGGGTTAAGGTTGGGactgggcgggttagggtcaggttgagggtttttttttcccacctCACCTGTGCGCACCTAATActataggagcagtgccagcatatGATGTACTGTAGTACAAACTGGCCACGTTGGAGTGGTCATGGCCAGGTTTCCCCatctcctgcctgtg contains these protein-coding regions:
- the ccna2 gene encoding cyclin-A2, which codes for MADHLLRDENQENVQPRKPLAPVGGRTVLGVLQENHRGRQTLKASKPALQQAQALSVNHLGVNDENYGKVPAGKAASKQPTFTIHVDEPDCTNNRRKPVHKKTVQDENLRQLNSVLGSIGTRKPLEPIHIAMETSFGSPMDVSLVDEEQKVVGCSNVPDYAKEIHTYLREMEVKCKPKSGYMQKQPDITGNMRAILVDWLVEVGEEYKLQNETLYLAVNYIDRFLSSMSVLRGKLQLVGTAAMLLASKFEEIYPPEVAEFVYITDDTYTKKQVLKMEHLVLKVLSFDLAAPTILQYLNQYFQIQPVSPKVESLSMFLGELSLVDADPFLRYLPSVVAAAAFVIANYTVNERTWSDSLVQYTGYALETLKPCILDLYQTYLSAASHQQQAVREKYKTQKNHCVSLIDPPESLSIFL